A segment of the Pedobacter faecalis genome:
TCATTCTGCTTGTGTATTAATTTTCGGATTCAGTAGTACGTTTCTATCAGGGGGCCTTCTATGGTGTGTAGATCAATCATCACATTATGGAAAGTACACCTGTTAAACAACTCATAGAGAAATATCTCAACAATACTCTTACGGATCAGGAAAGGCTGCAATTGCTGGAGCTGTCGGCCGACAAGCATCACCCGGAACTGAACAGCATTCTTCAGAACATGCTGGAGAAGTCGGACGAAACGGCTGTGGACCGCGACCGCATGGAGGCTTCTTTGAAAAGGGTTTTGGAAACCGATAAGGCCGCAGGATTAAAGACGCCTGCGACCCGAAAATTGTGGTGGCGTTATGCCGCTGCTGCTGTATTGCTGGCCGGCCTTAGCACTTATTTCTGGTTTAGCAATATCGATCCCCGTCTTTCTGAGGTTAGTAAGGAAACTGCGCAACTGGCTGAGGATGTTTTGCCAGGAGGTCCGAAAGCGATGCTTACGCTGGCTGACGGAAAAAAGATCATGCTCGACAGCGCAGCAGACGGTAGTCTGGCCGCCCAGCAAGGCATTCAGATCGTTAAAAAAGACGGAAAGGTGATATACGCAGCTCTGGGAACCGCGCCTGAAGCTACGGCGTATAATACGCTGGAAACACCAAGAGGCGGAACCTATCAGCTTACTTTGCCCGACGGTACCACTGTGCTGCTCAATGCAGCCAGCTCCATCACCTACCCTGTGGCATTTACCGGAAAAGAGCGACTGGTAGAGATGAAGGGAGAAGCCTATTTCGAAGTCGCGCATAACCCAAGAAAGCCGTTCAAAGTAAAAATAAATGAATCGAACACCATAGAGGTACTGGGTACGCATTTCAATATCAGCGCTTATAAGGACGAGAAGGTAATGCGCACGACTTTGCTAGAAGGTTCGGTCCGACTGCACAGCAATGCCAGTAAAGGTATGCTGAAGCCGGGGCAACAGGCGCAGGTAACGGGCAAGCAGATGGCTATAGCCGACATCGGACCTTCCGGTATTGCAGAGGTGATGGCCTGGAAAGAAGGCCTATTTAATTTCCAGGATGCAGACCTGCAGGAAATCATGCGTGACTTAGCCCGCTGGTATGATATAGAAGTGATCTATGAAAAACAGATCCCTAAAATGGAGTTCATCGGCGAGATTGAACGCTCGCTTCCGCTCTCGGCCGTGTTAAAAGGACTAAAAATGTCGGGCGTGAACTTCCGCCTCGAGAAAGGAAAGCGACTGGTCGTTTTCCCATAAACCGCAAACTAAAGCAACCAACCAACTAAACCAATAAACAATGAAAGAACCTGCTAAACCCAACTTGAGGATGCCCAGAGGCATATGGCTCTGCATGCTGCTCGTGGTGACTTATTTAGGCGCCAATGCGCGGCAAGCAAAGGAGCCGCTGATTACCTACACAGGAAAAGAAGTGCAACTGGTAAGCATCTTTCAGGTTATTAAGGAGCAAACCAGGTATAACGTGTTTGCCGCAAAAGACCTGCTGAAAACGACGCAGCCGGTAACGGTTGCGGCACGCAAGATGCCCTTGTCGGACTTCCTGAACCTGATTCTGCGCAACCAGAACCTGTCGTACGAGATCAGCAACAAGACGATCTTCCTGAAAGCGCAGCCCGCTCGTCCGCCTGCTGACCCCAGTGGCAAAGGCGCAGCGGCGATCAGCGGATCTGTCAAGAACACCAACGGCGCTCCCGTTTCCAATGCAAATGTGGTGCTGGAGCCATCGGGACAAAAAGGCATAACCAATGAGAAGGGTGAGTATCTGTTTGAGAACCTGAGCCAGGGTTTTTATACCGTTAAGGTATCCTGCATGGGATATGGCACCAACGAGAAAGAAGCCTATGTGAGTGCTGCCACCCGCCTGTATGTCGACTTCGTACTGAACGAGTCGTCGGCCCAGCTAAAAGAAGTGGTGATCAATACCGGCTATCAGACCTTCTCCGCTGGTCGCGGTGCTGGTGCTTATGCCAAGCCTGACCTGAAAACACTGAAAGACAGAACAACGTCAATGAATATTTTGCAGCGGCTGGATGGACTGGTGCCGGGACTAACGGTAAACAATGCGCCATCGGCATCAGGCAACCCTATCCTGATTCGGGGACTGACCTCCATCAACAGCAATAAATCGCCGCTGGTGGTGGTCGACGGTGTGCCGCTGGATAATATCAATTCGATCAACCCTCAGGATGTAGATGATATTACGGTATTGAAAGATGCCTCGGCAGCTTCCATCTGGGGCGCCAGGGCGGCAAACGGGGTGATCGTAATTACGACCCGAAAGGGTATCCGCGGCGAGAAGCTGGCCATATCGTACGACGGCTTTGCTAATTTTCAGGGAAAGCCGGACCTCGACTATTATCCGGTACTCGGCAGCGCGGAATTTATTCAGGCTGCGCGGGATATTTTCAGACCAGATTTATATCCCTGGAATACCGTCAGCGGCTATACCGGTCTGGCCTCGGTAGGTGTACCGCCACATAACGTCATATTGTATAACCAGCAGCGTGGATTGATAAGCGAGGCACAAGCCAATGCCAGCCTGGATAGCCTGGCTGCGATCAATAACCTGAGCCAGATTCGCGATATCTGGTACCGCCCCGCCATGCTCACCAACCATACGGTGTCCCTTCAGGGCGGTGGAAAGTCTTATGGGATATACGGGTCGCTGGCCTATACGGGTACACAAAGCAATCGCCCGGAGGAAAAGAACAACGGCTACAAGATCAATATTAAGCAGGACTACAACCTGAACAAATATA
Coding sequences within it:
- a CDS encoding FecR family protein, with product MESTPVKQLIEKYLNNTLTDQERLQLLELSADKHHPELNSILQNMLEKSDETAVDRDRMEASLKRVLETDKAAGLKTPATRKLWWRYAAAAVLLAGLSTYFWFSNIDPRLSEVSKETAQLAEDVLPGGPKAMLTLADGKKIMLDSAADGSLAAQQGIQIVKKDGKVIYAALGTAPEATAYNTLETPRGGTYQLTLPDGTTVLLNAASSITYPVAFTGKERLVEMKGEAYFEVAHNPRKPFKVKINESNTIEVLGTHFNISAYKDEKVMRTTLLEGSVRLHSNASKGMLKPGQQAQVTGKQMAIADIGPSGIAEVMAWKEGLFNFQDADLQEIMRDLARWYDIEVIYEKQIPKMEFIGEIERSLPLSAVLKGLKMSGVNFRLEKGKRLVVFP